The sequence GACGGCTTTGCTTCCTGGTTCTTTACAGACTGGATGTTGGTGCCGAGGGGGTTTTCAGTGGCTGTAAGTGAGGAGGGACTCTCAGGTACCTGGTCCTGCTTCAGTGGAGGACCAGAGCTCCGAGCAGGGATCTCCGGAGGCTGGTCGGATGGAGGGTTGTCGGCTGTGTATCTCTTTCTGGTCGCAGGCTGGAGATCATAAACATGAAATGTACAGCACAGAAATGtgttccaaaataaaagccttacattttaatgttaaagaCACTGAAAACTTGCTTTAAATCtttaaggtgctaaatacggggcATGCATACGGAGAGCTGCAGCTCGCAGCTAACAACGCTAATCAGTGCAAATAACGGCAAAAGTGCTGACATAGCTAACGGTGTTAACCTGGAttggaaccggagggtgggtgctatgcttccgcgATGTTGCCGtcagtcgggacggcgttatcagttgAAACTGTCATATCAGAGTAGTGTAGAgaagcggccgtgagctagccaggggggcacgctcacatgcacaaatatACACTAAAAGAACACGTGGCTGGCCCgtctatgtcaacaaagcacggagcagcaaatagttgtttgctgctatattaatgcacTGGATATCgagtttagcacctttaagtattcATGAGTTAAAAAACTCAGCaaatctgcttcatcaggactgtgtgggtgtgtttttatCAGATTTAACTGAGGAGCCTCCACAACTTGTCTTGTCTTGTGCACAAAAGTtatcaaaaaatgttttcctgcTGAGCCCACTTCAAATCAGTGCAAAAAGCAACAACAGAAACCCATAAATCTCTCATGGGAATCGaccaaaactgttaaaagttTAGGAGAAAACCATGTGTTCATATAGGACCTCATCCCCAGCATCTTGTTAACATGGCGGAGGCAAACAACCGGGAGgaggtaattctagttttaagaACAGTTTTAGCAGCAGacaatatataaaacaatatacgaaGAGATCACGATTACCAtgggtgggagagaggaggtgacGTGTGGAAAGTCTTCCTCGAAACTGGGGTAAAGTTTGTCTGAAGACAGGACAGCGGAGTCCATCAAGCCATTTGGTCGATAAGGAAGGGTCGGTGGGATATCTTCTTCTCCTGATGTTGGGTGGCTCACGCTGGGATGCAGCGAGTTGTTTGGTAGCCGGCTTGTGTTTGGGTTCGGATGTCTTTGTGGAAACAGCAACTCTGCGTAGTCAGTCTGGTCATTCGAGGTCTTCAGTGAGATCAGACAGATAAAGAGAGACAAGAGGAAAACAGAACAagttgtgattgttttgtttttgcatgctGTGCAGGTGGTAAGCAAATAAGCAAATGCTGTGGTTTGGAATGCAGGTGACTCAGTTTTAACTTGAAATGCATGCAGTGTCATTTCCTAAAAGCAAATATGTAGTCCTGGTGTTTAACTCTAATTTAacctgttaaaggaacagtgtgcaacattttgggggatctattagcagaaatggaatataatattcattactatgttttcattagtgtataatcacctgaaactaagaatggttgtgttttcgttagcttagaatgagcccttcatatctacatagggagctggtcctcttcatggagtccgccatgttgctctgccatgtttctacagtagcccagaacggacaaaccaaacactggctctagagagagcctttcatatttttatgttacctgaaggccaccgtaggtctccgacatgcttgtgaaactgttgTGGATCGCAGAGTGCACCATGCAACCGTGGTATCGCCAGCCGCCgcctgacttctgttgctcctaaagtagtgttattatggttaaggatggcctctgagcgaggcgaacggcgttaccacgattTTGCAACCGGCAGCTCTTGTTActacagtcttggaaagggaggagtgagcggagggatactcagttggttgcaatctgcaaccacaccacaagATGCCgccaaaatcctacacactgtccctttaaatgagtTAATTTCACATCATACACTTAGTgagctaaataaatacaatgacCTACAAATCACACACACCTATAATATATGGAATGAATGCAGGTAGGATAATAAAACATTTCCTCACCTGTCCACAGGCGACAGTCAGCACCTGGCTGAAAGGCACGATGGGAGTCCTACGGTGAAAGTCCACCAGGTCGTGCAGAGACCGGTGACGCCGTTTCTCCCCTAGTATGATGTAATGACCGTCCTCAAGTGCACTGATCATGAAATGTCTGCAGCGGTCCTCAGCACTGAGGGTCAAAGAGATGGAAAGCTAAGGATTATATGTCAAGAAGAGTGAACAGAGCCGGGCTTTTAACTGTCGGAGTGTGTGAGtataaactgtaaaataaaagcTCCTTTAATCGTGCAATCACTCACCAGTACGAGAGAGTGTAGCCAATCCGGCTCTCACTGACTCTGATGAGGAAGTAGCCACGAGGCTTGGACATCAGCAGTTCCTCTGATGTCCTGCACAAACAATTAACATGCCCAAATGACcacaaaacaagacaaccctttcacacatgcactTCTGCAAATAATCTGGCATGTGAATTGAAGCTGGGAATTTGTCATTTTGAGATCTGGAGGAAACAGCTCAGCAAGTAAACTTGACAGAGTACACACCATGCCTTTTCTTAATCCACATAAATCAACCATTATACAGAGTTGTGTACTTTGGGTGTGGAGGAAGCACAAATTCACTATAAATAGAAATCTGCTAAAGGGGTAAAGTCAACCATTCAAGAGGTAAATCTGTGACTTTGTGCATCAGAAGTAAACGTGCAATAATCAATGTTTTGTTCTCGTACAGGTAGATAAAAGAAACTGTGGTCTAGTTTTGCTTATTGTCTAAAAATGGAGGAAAAGTACGATATCTCTGTTGTCACATGTCTAATTCCCGACACATGTTTTTGTGGTTTTGATGTTTTACcattacttaaagcagcagtgggtagaaatggagcaaatatgattaaaaaagtaatttttataaaacgatcactatgtcctgacagtagtgcatgagacaggtaatctgaaaaaaaatcatgtgcctctgtgtcctccgatgctcccaatggcatctgcaagatttcacagacaaccaatgagagccgagctggagtctgccatctttgagcagctgtcaatcactcgcaaattccaatcaaacatgtcaaatatgaatcaatattctgttattgtaatgcctatttctccccatgttgagatcagttgaggaaataccaagcaccgcccaccagccggagcaaactttctcattttacagctaaacagtacactacaagatgtttctgaaaacatttgaggcgagaaatagacattacagtaacagagaattgattcatatttgatcatcgctgcctagtttgaccgtttgatcggagttcgcgagtttcgtgagcagtgattgacagcttcttTAGAGACAGCTCGGTTCTAATTGGTTGATTTCCTTCGGCGCTGTGATATCTTGCAAATGTctttaggagcacaggaggaggcagaggtacatgatttgttttcagattatctgtctcatacactactgccaggaggatatagtgaccgttttataaaaaaattacttaTTTGATCATATTCACACAAAGTTAcagacttcagctttaaaggagcACATGCTTTGAGTATATGGGAATTCTGTTGACACTTTACTTTTACGTGGTTGCCAAGAATATCTTGAAAGTTTATATTACTTCCTGAAAAtggacattttggagatttaaGATTACTTTTGTTATGTTGAGCACTTGCTCTAGAAAGGGGGCACATATATAAAGTTTTACATTTCCTCTTTTTAATCtgacattaatattatataatacacatgatgCATCCTAAAGACTATACTAGAGCAGTTTTATACTTCACTCAAAACAATCACTGCAGGCTGGAACACAACACTGATATCTTTTATCGTGTACGGCTTTTAAAACATGGCTCTCCACATTCCTCCTCCTTACAGATGGCAGACAGCGATAGACTTTGTGAGAACTTACTTCCTGGAAATGATCCCATGAAACCATTCTGGGACGACCCCGTTCCTGATCACAACCCGGAGCTGGGACTCTGTGAACCAGGTCAGAGCATCATGCTGTCCGTGTGGCAATTGACTTCGCTCCATCATCCTGGGACACGGATCATTTAATCCTCCGTTGGGTCTGTTGGGAAATTCACTGAGGAGAAAGACCTGCAAATGCATAATTTACAGCTCAATGAGTCCATTCATAAGATACTTCTACGCAGAGTACAAActgtacaatacaatacaaaccACCTACCGATATGTGAGCTGTCAGTAAACAAAGATTCCTGCCTTTAGGCTATAATGTGTCATGGATAACTAGCAGATTATGCATTCAAATGCCAATGATTTGATcatttcttttcctcctttAGTTACACATAATGTCACTGAATAAACTATATGGTGTGACGTACTGTTAACATTGTCCCACAGTTGAACTTTTACATAAAAAGAAACCCCATAATACATTATTTGTGTTCTAACCATCTTTTTAAACATGATTTACAATACAAAAGCTTAGACATGATTTTATACTATCACTATTTGCATGTTTTActtgtaaaaacatttcattattgAAGAAGCCAGACCTGCTTTGATTTGGTTTATTCAATAAATCTTAAAaatgacttttgttttgtaaatgaaATTCTAAATTAAACATAGCTCACAGCAAAGGTTACTCACCTGGTCTGGCAGCTCTGTGATAAAAGTGACACAGCAGGTCTCACGCACCTGACTACTGActacctgtctgcctgtcaGGGGGAGGAGGCAAAACTCACATATCTGTGAGGAGCTGGTTAACTCTCACATTTACATAGAACTCTACATCATGTAGCcaaataacaaagaaaacattgtCATATATACTGTGGGTAACAAATTACCCAGCCGTCCTTTATGTGGTCAGACAGGTAAACACTTATCTGTATAAGTGTGACAGTGTACTCGGATTCTAACCTGCATAGATAAGTATATCATAAAGgtgaatgaaataaaatgagGTTAAAGTGAACATTTCGCCAGATCACATTAAATGAGAGGCTTCAGTCCGGCCCTCTTCAGCCGTTGCTTAAAGTTACATTTGCCCAAGAATCAAATATCAATGTTTACCAACTGTCCAGCTTTATTCCAGTGCCAGGTGTgtattatgatgcattcagcacacatatataaagagaaataatatCTCAACCTCTGTTCTGCAAATACACTGTTTTATTGTCAGAAGAAAGGACTATAGGAGTGCACACAACACCATGGACACCTTGCCTGTACAATTACATGCAATTGAATAGCAACAAATATTTTTGTGAAGtttactttgtatttttttttaaggagaTTTTGTGATTAATCAGGGAAGTTTCAATGAGCCTCCCGTTTACGTAATATtagtattgttgttttttatgaaataaGAAAGCTGCTGCTCGGCTGATGATTTAATAATATACTAATACTGGACAAATGTGTGCATGATGTGAAAAAGCTTCTCTGACTTCCATCTGCTGTTCTAGTCAGAGAGAGGAACCTCTCACAGACAGGAAGTATCTCAACAATAAAGTTCACGGTCTTTGGCGTTATGATTGTTGGTGATATATTAACTGTTTAATGAAACTTGTTCAATGAAAATTCCTGATAATGCTGGAAAGCCGCTTCAGGGAAAGTAAAAGAGCCGGTTAGGGAAGTTTTCCTCCCGAATAATGAACAATTCCTTTCTCTGCCGTCAAGCATACCATGTCGCCTTTTGCTTCATTTGTTGATCACATTGAGGAGAACAGAAAAAACGAAGGCATGTGAGACGGTATTAATAGCCTACTCTTCCTGTTAGACcactaagacatttttaaaggggacatatcaggaAAACTCACAttctcagtgcttgtgcacacacatttgggtgtctggagtgtctaccaacccacaaactgtgaaataagacaacccagtcagtgtGGACTTAGTTTAAAttcaataactttttttttttttaaaccaactTCACAAATTATTCTTTTAACATTTTATGTACTCATTTGCCAATTTCCCAGAAAGTCAGGTTTGGTCTTCCATATCTTATGGAATAGAATTATATCTTATACATAGAATTTGTTCATGTGCTTATAAAGTGAGTTTTGGATGACAggttgattaattttctgtttacaAGTCAAAATATTAAACCTAAACAAAACACGCAAAGTAACCGTCCTCATAttgttttacatatttaatCGTCTACATgaatttccaaaaataaaaaaaaggtgcaaATATAATAAGTTGaacaaacatctttttttaagaatctcatttttaataaatcatcaaAACACATATCTACAAAATGTGTAGATCAATAAGATTTATGAACCTTCAGTACAATCATTGTAGATCTTATTTACAATTGctgaattatttaatttattcctCACGATATAATTTTTAATAATCAGCGATGAAATCCAAATTTAGTCAGGGAATGCTGAAGATATGTTAACATGGCAAAGTCCTAGCTGGCGAGAATTACAAATGACTGAGCTCATTTAACAGATGAAATTTAAGCCAAACTCAAGCCATGAATTTACTTAATCTGTGAGAGCCAGTTAAACCGAAATTGTGCCAAAAGTCCAACCATGTTAACAACAATGATTTAAATCCACAGGTTAACACCTACGCAGTTACATATTCGATTCAAAGACTCCTCAGCACCGCTAGAAATGATTTGATCT comes from Sebastes fasciatus isolate fSebFas1 chromosome 5, fSebFas1.pri, whole genome shotgun sequence and encodes:
- the hsh2d gene encoding hematopoietic SH2 domain-containing protein homolog, with amino-acid sequence MMERSQLPHGQHDALTWFTESQLRVVIRNGVVPEWFHGIISRKTSEELLMSKPRGYFLIRVSESRIGYTLSYCAEDRCRHFMISALEDGHYIILGEKRRHRSLHDLVDFHRRTPIVPFSQVLTVACGQTSNDQTDYAELLFPQRHPNPNTSRLPNNSLHPSVSHPTSGEEDIPPTLPYRPNGLMDSAVLSSDKLYPSFEEDFPHVTSSLPPMPATRKRYTADNPPSDQPPEIPARSSGPPLKQDQVPESPSSLTATENPLGTNIQSVKNQEAKPSVASNLKNLRKKFQKKKSLSQECTYAEVNVVYPRRGNAENEYQNTFNAQPFSYARTDVRVTDGGLPHEYLPPPPFAPGFCYATAPLEK